A genomic stretch from Candidatus Nitrososphaera gargensis Ga9.2 includes:
- the albA gene encoding DNA/RNA-binding protein AlbA, giving the protein MSTNTANAANTNTVRSGKPSNEIFIGKKPLMTYVTATLVQLANEPTVVIKARGKSITRAVDVAQIIVKRMDTLGYKIGPIKLGSETVQSEDGRTRNVSTIEVPISRAR; this is encoded by the coding sequence ATGTCTACAAACACTGCAAACGCTGCAAACACCAACACAGTCAGGTCGGGCAAACCAAGCAACGAGATATTTATTGGGAAAAAACCGCTCATGACATATGTCACTGCAACGCTGGTTCAGCTGGCAAATGAGCCAACGGTTGTGATAAAGGCCAGAGGAAAGAGCATCACAAGAGCGGTAGACGTGGCCCAGATTATTGTCAAGCGCATGGATACGCTTGGATACAAGATCGGACCTATCAAGCTGGGCTCCGAGACCGTGCAGTCGGAGGACGGCAGGACAAGGAATGTCTCCACCATAGAAGTCCCGATTTCTCGCGCTAGGTAA
- a CDS encoding LysE family transporter, giving the protein MSVLDFGVEVIAISASGVLAPGPLFFTNLLYGTRQGMRSGIKVAYGHTVVELPLIILLAAGLFTSAAISQYAGAIGLIGGIGILGFASLQIAGVVARRKDVQAAPVMASGKSPFVAGIALSALNPFFLVWWFTVGLKLIADSAAFGLAAGIMILFALHIWMDYAWLAGTAYLASKGSSVIKSKYYPLLLIALAAVLLYYGTTFVLSSLFADM; this is encoded by the coding sequence ATGAGCGTGCTGGACTTTGGGGTGGAAGTGATAGCCATCTCTGCGTCCGGTGTGCTTGCGCCCGGTCCTCTGTTCTTCACGAACCTGCTCTATGGCACCCGGCAGGGGATGAGGTCGGGCATCAAGGTGGCATACGGACACACTGTGGTAGAGCTGCCGCTCATTATACTGCTTGCTGCGGGGCTATTCACGTCTGCTGCCATAAGCCAGTATGCCGGCGCAATAGGTCTTATAGGCGGGATCGGCATCCTTGGATTTGCCAGCTTGCAGATCGCCGGCGTTGTTGCCAGAAGAAAAGACGTGCAGGCTGCGCCGGTCATGGCAAGCGGCAAGAGCCCCTTTGTAGCAGGCATTGCGCTGTCTGCGCTCAACCCTTTCTTTCTTGTCTGGTGGTTCACGGTGGGGCTGAAGCTAATAGCCGACTCTGCAGCATTCGGGCTTGCTGCTGGCATCATGATCCTCTTTGCTCTCCATATATGGATGGACTATGCGTGGCTTGCCGGCACTGCCTACCTTGCGTCAAAGGGTAGCTCGGTGATCAAGTCGAAGTATTATCCTCTGTTGCTCATAGCACTTGCAGCAGTCCTTCTATACTATGGCACAACATTTGTGCTGTCATCGCTGTTTGCAGACATGTAG
- a CDS encoding radical SAM protein — protein sequence MVDTIRTIKLLGKWSTNRAIGRRRPIIAVFSMTHYCNFYCPMCPFGDSDKEGQMKLVRSRDLTTEQWKAIFDKVSKHCVWSIIEGGEPTSRPDFMELVKYLHSIKMPVTLITNCSLLHTIDLDELKKYIQFITCSVDSTYEEPYCKVRGVTPQVFKRVTDNVRLLTDHKVPHYFNSVITKYNTQEFIDQTYFDRARELGANAVSLTFVEDRSDVNYSLLPDSKTMKEVCESVLDYMKKPGSLPLMIPPEYFQQIIEHGQTLFDECGVWKSVFVNGNGTVMVPCWKFNSPENVYSLLEKSVDEIWDAPQWDIARTCHDCKVLGCIWYSSQPVITFAKNYMRGLGRIIGQKSPELAEAVS from the coding sequence ATGGTGGACACGATCCGCACCATCAAGCTCTTGGGCAAGTGGTCTACCAACAGGGCAATTGGAAGGAGGCGCCCCATCATCGCAGTGTTTAGCATGACTCACTATTGCAACTTTTACTGCCCAATGTGCCCCTTTGGCGACTCTGACAAGGAGGGCCAGATGAAGCTTGTCCGCAGTCGCGACCTGACGACCGAGCAGTGGAAAGCGATATTTGACAAGGTTTCAAAGCACTGCGTCTGGTCAATAATAGAGGGTGGCGAGCCCACCAGCAGGCCCGACTTTATGGAGCTAGTGAAATACCTGCACAGCATCAAGATGCCGGTAACGCTCATCACCAACTGCTCGCTCCTGCATACAATTGACCTTGACGAGCTGAAAAAATACATCCAGTTTATCACATGCAGTGTAGACTCGACCTATGAGGAGCCTTACTGCAAGGTGCGCGGCGTGACGCCCCAGGTGTTCAAGCGGGTTACTGACAATGTGCGCCTGCTTACAGATCACAAGGTGCCGCACTATTTCAACAGCGTGATAACTAAGTACAACACGCAGGAGTTCATAGACCAGACCTATTTTGACAGGGCAAGAGAGCTTGGTGCAAACGCAGTGTCGCTGACGTTTGTCGAGGATAGATCAGATGTCAACTATTCGCTCCTGCCGGACAGCAAGACCATGAAAGAGGTTTGCGAAAGTGTCCTTGATTACATGAAAAAACCCGGCTCGCTTCCGCTCATGATACCGCCGGAATATTTCCAGCAGATAATAGAGCACGGCCAGACCCTGTTTGACGAGTGCGGCGTATGGAAGAGCGTCTTTGTCAACGGCAACGGCACCGTGATGGTTCCCTGCTGGAAGTTCAACTCGCCAGAGAACGTTTACAGCCTGCTTGAAAAGAGCGTGGACGAGATATGGGACGCGCCTCAGTGGGACATTGCAAGGACGTGCCACGACTGCAAGGTGCTCGGCTGCATCTGGTACTCGTCCCAGCCGGTCATCACGTTTGCAAAGAACTACATGCGCGGCCTGGGCAGGATAATAGGTCAAAAGAGTCCCGAGCTGGCCGAAGCAGTATCATAG
- a CDS encoding class I tRNA ligase family protein — translation MKTRLITSFFATGSNVQQLYDTLSGRKERFVVKGNQVRMLLCGPTVYDYAHIGHARMLLFYDLMARYFRSKKIGVSVIVNITDIDQKVFSKARAAATGPAELASKFIDELLRDLSSLGIDGFMLARVSDHVTTARQLVAGLLQSGKAYSAGGNVYLDTAATLSLGMMAKMTKKDLDDCRLDISPAKKSPSDILMWNASESFDVSFRDDILGSGIPWWHMQDASVAMANYGGLYDIHGGASELVYPHHESHLAQLQALTLRDRPVRFWTHVGLVRTKGKKMSKSLGNTVAVRDLLKRYSANALRLYFYSRHYRDDFDFSESDLGRFQRIDDMIASAMNSRRLDGRKMAERFFDRIEDDFDTPGAISVLIEGAKSRSADLGTMVSVFGLRY, via the coding sequence GTGAAAACAAGGCTTATAACATCATTTTTCGCCACCGGCAGCAACGTGCAACAACTTTATGACACATTATCTGGAAGAAAGGAGAGGTTTGTCGTCAAGGGCAACCAAGTTAGGATGCTCTTGTGCGGCCCGACGGTGTACGACTACGCTCACATCGGGCACGCAAGAATGCTTCTCTTTTACGATCTGATGGCAAGATACTTTAGATCCAAAAAGATAGGCGTCAGCGTCATAGTCAACATCACGGACATTGACCAAAAGGTATTCAGCAAGGCGAGGGCAGCAGCAACGGGGCCGGCCGAGCTGGCCAGCAAATTCATTGATGAATTGCTGCGCGACCTATCGTCGCTTGGCATCGACGGCTTTATGCTTGCACGCGTGTCAGATCACGTTACCACGGCGCGGCAGCTGGTTGCAGGGCTCTTGCAGAGCGGCAAGGCATACTCTGCCGGCGGAAACGTCTATCTCGATACTGCTGCCACACTGTCGCTTGGCATGATGGCAAAGATGACAAAGAAAGACTTGGACGACTGCAGGCTGGACATTTCGCCAGCCAAAAAGTCGCCGTCAGACATACTGATGTGGAATGCAAGTGAAAGTTTCGACGTCTCTTTCCGCGACGATATCCTTGGCAGCGGCATACCTTGGTGGCACATGCAGGACGCATCTGTGGCGATGGCCAACTACGGTGGTTTATACGACATACACGGCGGGGCAAGCGAGCTTGTATACCCGCACCATGAATCACACCTTGCCCAGCTGCAGGCGCTGACGCTGCGGGACAGACCTGTAAGGTTCTGGACGCACGTGGGGCTGGTGCGCACAAAGGGCAAGAAAATGAGCAAGTCTCTTGGCAACACGGTTGCAGTGCGCGACCTGCTCAAGAGGTACAGCGCAAACGCGCTGAGGCTATACTTTTACTCAAGGCACTACAGAGACGACTTTGACTTTTCAGAAAGCGACCTTGGCAGGTTCCAACGGATCGACGACATGATAGCGTCGGCGATGAACAGCCGCCGACTTGATGGAAGAAAGATGGCAGAGAGATTTTTCGATCGCATCGAGGACGATTTTGACACACCAGGCGCGATAAGTGTATTGATCGAAGGGGCCAAATCACGTAGCGCAGACCTTGGCACGATGGTGAGCGTCTTCGGACTGCGATATTGA
- a CDS encoding GNAT family protein codes for MWTERIRSGCATALLNSKLEGDYFFSRASVSGCSDTAAVAVQVAKVFWKKRLDCYLYDADGSLTGKGLDQIDTMYVLKAGKAGGRTIKTRVLQIDRPLLPVWIDVFCRSFAVPEWKEEVERIMDVNFDRLELLLSYRDKVPAGCAALYSKNGVTGLYCLGTISQLRRKGLANDILATAAQRSDNLFLQTLGSEELLPFYKKAGFVVAYTKKIYVLRRANKLKSLKKPCSEINLD; via the coding sequence ATGTGGACAGAGCGGATCAGGTCGGGATGCGCCACCGCTCTACTTAACAGCAAGCTTGAAGGCGACTATTTCTTCAGCAGGGCAAGCGTATCTGGCTGTTCCGATACTGCTGCAGTAGCCGTCCAAGTTGCAAAAGTGTTCTGGAAAAAAAGATTGGACTGCTATTTGTATGACGCTGACGGCAGTCTAACCGGAAAAGGTCTTGATCAGATAGACACCATGTATGTGCTAAAGGCTGGTAAGGCCGGCGGCCGCACTATCAAGACGAGAGTCCTACAGATTGATCGCCCGTTGCTGCCTGTCTGGATAGACGTATTTTGCAGATCCTTTGCAGTGCCTGAATGGAAGGAAGAAGTTGAAAGGATAATGGACGTCAACTTTGACAGGCTAGAGCTGTTGCTCTCGTACAGGGACAAGGTGCCTGCAGGATGTGCCGCGCTTTATAGTAAGAACGGCGTAACGGGTCTCTACTGCCTCGGCACGATTTCGCAGCTGCGCAGGAAAGGCTTGGCCAACGACATACTTGCGACCGCAGCCCAGCGCTCCGACAACCTGTTTCTCCAGACGCTTGGCAGCGAGGAGCTTCTGCCATTCTACAAAAAAGCAGGCTTTGTGGTTGCTTATACCAAGAAAATCTACGTGCTTCGGCGCGCAAATAAATTAAAGAGTTTGAAAAAACCATGCAGTGAAATAAATCTAGACTAA
- a CDS encoding inositol-3-phosphate synthase — MGRKVKVAIAGVGNCASALIQGTRYYRDNSDAHKTDKDWIGLTAYNIAGIEPSDIEFVAAFDVADTKVGKDLSEAIFAKPNNTVRIVKEMDKMDVKVMKGEVHDGVGRHLSQKVKIANTPAVNVAQVLKDTGAEMLLSYLPVGSRRGTQYYAEAALDAGCGFINAIPVFIASTPKWQQAFANRGLPCAGDDVMSQLGATVLHKTLVKLFVDRGVKVDETYQLNIGGDMDFYNMLDEERLEDKRISKTSAVAAMAPYEIPMRIGPSDFVSFLDNDKICYISIKGQYFGGIPVELDLKLKVVDAYNSAGVMIDAVRATKIAIDRGISGPLESISAYCFKHPPVQMPYSVAKANFLEFVEGKRER; from the coding sequence ATGGGGAGAAAGGTCAAGGTTGCCATAGCTGGCGTCGGCAACTGCGCATCAGCTCTTATCCAAGGCACCCGGTATTACCGCGACAATTCAGACGCTCACAAGACAGACAAGGATTGGATAGGCCTGACGGCCTACAACATCGCCGGGATCGAGCCGTCAGACATTGAGTTTGTAGCAGCGTTCGACGTGGCAGACACCAAGGTGGGCAAGGACCTCTCTGAGGCGATCTTTGCCAAGCCAAACAACACAGTCAGAATAGTCAAGGAAATGGACAAAATGGATGTCAAGGTGATGAAAGGCGAAGTACACGACGGGGTCGGGCGCCACCTTTCGCAGAAAGTCAAGATTGCAAACACCCCGGCCGTCAATGTCGCGCAGGTCCTCAAGGACACTGGCGCAGAGATGCTGCTCAGCTACCTGCCGGTCGGCAGCAGGCGCGGCACCCAATATTATGCCGAAGCTGCACTTGACGCAGGCTGCGGCTTTATCAACGCCATTCCAGTTTTCATTGCGTCAACTCCAAAATGGCAGCAGGCGTTTGCCAACAGGGGGCTGCCTTGCGCCGGTGACGACGTGATGAGCCAGCTTGGAGCAACAGTGCTCCATAAGACACTTGTGAAGTTGTTTGTCGATCGTGGCGTCAAGGTTGACGAGACGTACCAACTGAACATCGGAGGCGATATGGACTTTTACAACATGCTTGACGAGGAGCGCCTAGAGGACAAGAGGATAAGCAAGACAAGTGCGGTGGCTGCAATGGCTCCGTACGAAATCCCTATGCGCATCGGCCCATCAGACTTTGTGTCGTTCCTTGACAATGACAAGATATGCTACATTTCGATAAAAGGCCAATACTTTGGAGGTATACCGGTCGAGCTTGACCTGAAGCTAAAGGTGGTGGACGCATACAATAGCGCAGGTGTCATGATAGATGCCGTGCGTGCGACCAAGATAGCCATCGACAGGGGCATTTCAGGCCCGCTTGAGAGCATTTCGGCGTACTGCTTCAAGCACCCACCTGTGCAGATGCCCTACTCGGTTGCCAAGGCGAACTTTTTAGAGTTTGTCGAAGGCAAGCGCGAGCGCTAG
- a CDS encoding chromosome segregation SMC family protein, which translates to MVHIKKLEVYGFKSFGFKNTVVHFEKGLIAVTGPNGSGKSNILDAIMFAIGENSPKALRVDKFQSLFHDSHNSSHRLIRVSLTFDNTDRGIPVDEDSVTLTREMEGQNGESQYSLNGKKVSKTTIMELLEVVLAAPNKLNIVQQGMITRISELNSEERRKIIEDIVGLSYFDEKKAEAMKQLDEADRRLEVAFARMGEIRKRIDELEAERNDQLRYDQIGSELKRFKAVQISNTIRTVRHKLATSTQILESNNMKSSQLSKKVDELRLEIEKLDAEKTKFIQEVDAATRAKAQVASRISSVVHDSERTKAMLGESERRIVEIERRLPAIDSGKQVVAQRMESARAEAEKLKVAVEQKKATMAELRTKLDALDAEIEKITAKVAKYAAFRNKLGKRHARMSALKGQIELAATRVEEKIKTINYKKSSNDAALGALQSEILAAKHRIAEMEKSLENDKKKLQETSGLVAELAEAKAGLEKELAGSASLLIRAESLATKFEERASVAKNAMNEDFAIAELMKEKDKFGIRGLVHDLIMWDKNYERAVLAAGSEWMKAFVVDDIKSMILIAAYAKERRLPRLRIIPFDVVMRFKENRDIPDDDVNVIGKLSDFVQSDYRKLPEFLFSDTLLVRNSSSAFMLARQGYRTVSAEGELFEPAGGSMALDFGGKITDMTKAILFGDSVEELRGMLAKLSKTVEKKNAQLQEIAERIASSEAEKVRLELAIGNLESRIAAEHEAVSAKEKSVSQFVSGNQILQSEADMLAAELGKYSRRLELLVPAIGRLSSRLQSIGDEPSSKSELAAKNLERNQIIKAIDTVNIELGQATSMLAGLEGRLELDTRQLGEMDNEKERLSLELEQRRRQMEELKTKSQSLEAELKGLRDQEQQIIDSSGSAYSVLQEYERKIKAFTENERKLSKEHNIIERESALLRKDIADLTAEESRQTNDLVWLGYKNLLDEMDVGAAIKELTDEYENVKSRINLRADEAYVQVMDGYRGMSTRRNQLESERNSIVSFIEEIVKEKEKVFMEAFQKVDSDIRITFERMTGGAAWLEIENPADVFSSGVMLLVRFPNKTVPRESTALSGGEKTIAATVFLLALQSLKPSPFYLMDEVDAHLDAQNTERLSKVLLERSKDSQIIMVTLKDSTVAKAALIYGVYPKEGASQVVKYKNPAQIPLAQISENKM; encoded by the coding sequence TTGGTTCATATAAAAAAGCTCGAAGTGTACGGGTTCAAGTCGTTCGGCTTCAAGAACACCGTAGTGCACTTTGAGAAGGGTCTCATCGCCGTGACGGGCCCAAACGGCTCGGGCAAGTCCAACATCCTCGACGCCATCATGTTTGCTATAGGCGAGAACAGCCCAAAGGCTCTCAGGGTGGACAAGTTCCAGTCGCTCTTCCACGATAGCCACAACAGCAGCCACCGGCTCATCCGCGTCAGCCTCACATTTGACAACACAGATAGGGGCATCCCGGTCGACGAGGACAGCGTAACTCTCACCCGCGAGATGGAGGGGCAGAATGGCGAGAGCCAGTATTCGCTCAACGGCAAGAAGGTGAGCAAGACTACAATAATGGAGCTCCTCGAGGTAGTGCTTGCCGCGCCAAACAAGCTGAACATCGTCCAGCAGGGCATGATAACCAGAATATCAGAGCTCAACTCTGAGGAGCGCAGGAAGATAATAGAAGACATTGTCGGGCTATCATACTTTGACGAGAAAAAAGCCGAGGCGATGAAGCAGCTTGACGAGGCCGATAGGAGGCTTGAAGTGGCGTTTGCAAGGATGGGAGAAATCCGAAAGCGCATAGACGAGCTTGAGGCAGAGAGGAACGACCAGCTGAGGTACGACCAGATAGGGTCTGAGCTAAAGAGGTTCAAGGCCGTGCAAATCTCCAACACCATACGGACGGTGAGACACAAGCTGGCCACGAGCACCCAGATCCTAGAATCCAACAACATGAAGTCGTCCCAGCTCTCAAAGAAGGTCGATGAGCTCAGGCTAGAGATCGAAAAGCTGGATGCCGAAAAGACAAAATTCATCCAAGAGGTGGACGCGGCCACCCGGGCAAAGGCTCAGGTGGCAAGCAGGATATCAAGCGTTGTCCACGACTCTGAACGCACAAAAGCGATGCTTGGCGAGTCAGAGCGGCGCATTGTAGAAATAGAAAGGAGGTTGCCGGCCATCGACAGTGGTAAGCAGGTGGTTGCCCAGCGCATGGAAAGCGCCCGCGCAGAGGCAGAGAAACTAAAGGTGGCAGTCGAGCAGAAAAAAGCGACCATGGCCGAGCTCAGGACAAAGCTTGATGCTCTTGACGCTGAAATTGAAAAGATAACTGCCAAGGTCGCAAAATACGCCGCGTTTAGGAACAAGCTGGGAAAAAGGCACGCAAGGATGTCTGCACTGAAGGGGCAGATCGAGCTTGCTGCAACAAGAGTTGAAGAAAAAATCAAGACGATCAACTACAAAAAGAGTTCCAATGATGCTGCTCTTGGCGCGCTCCAGTCTGAAATTTTAGCCGCAAAACACAGGATTGCAGAAATGGAAAAATCGCTTGAAAACGACAAGAAAAAGCTGCAAGAAACGTCCGGGCTCGTTGCCGAGCTTGCAGAGGCAAAGGCAGGGCTTGAAAAAGAGCTTGCCGGCTCTGCCAGCCTGCTTATCAGAGCAGAAAGCCTTGCTACCAAGTTTGAGGAGCGTGCAAGCGTCGCCAAGAACGCCATGAACGAGGATTTTGCCATTGCAGAGCTGATGAAGGAGAAAGACAAGTTTGGCATCAGAGGGCTCGTGCACGACCTGATAATGTGGGACAAGAACTACGAGCGGGCGGTGCTTGCGGCAGGCTCTGAATGGATGAAGGCATTTGTCGTTGATGACATTAAATCGATGATCTTGATAGCCGCCTATGCCAAGGAGCGCAGGCTACCACGTCTTCGCATAATACCGTTTGACGTAGTCATGCGGTTCAAGGAAAACCGCGATATCCCGGACGACGATGTCAACGTCATTGGGAAGCTGTCAGACTTTGTGCAGTCAGACTATCGCAAGCTGCCCGAATTCCTCTTCTCAGACACACTGCTTGTGAGGAATTCGTCCAGCGCATTCATGCTGGCAAGGCAGGGTTACCGGACTGTGTCGGCAGAGGGCGAGTTGTTCGAGCCGGCAGGAGGCTCGATGGCGCTTGACTTTGGAGGCAAGATAACCGACATGACCAAGGCGATACTGTTTGGCGACTCTGTCGAAGAGCTTCGCGGAATGCTTGCCAAGCTGTCAAAGACGGTGGAGAAAAAGAACGCGCAGTTGCAGGAAATTGCCGAGCGAATAGCCTCAAGCGAGGCCGAAAAGGTAAGGCTGGAACTTGCCATCGGCAATCTGGAAAGCAGGATTGCGGCCGAGCACGAAGCAGTAAGCGCAAAGGAAAAATCAGTGTCGCAGTTTGTTTCGGGTAATCAGATTCTCCAATCAGAGGCCGACATGCTGGCCGCAGAACTTGGCAAATATTCAAGGAGGCTCGAGCTCTTGGTCCCTGCCATCGGCAGGCTTTCGTCAAGGCTGCAGAGCATCGGTGACGAGCCTTCCAGCAAGAGCGAGCTTGCAGCCAAGAATCTAGAGCGTAACCAGATAATCAAAGCCATAGACACGGTCAACATCGAGCTTGGGCAGGCTACTTCGATGCTTGCAGGGCTTGAAGGTAGGCTCGAGCTTGACACTCGGCAGCTGGGCGAGATGGACAATGAAAAAGAGCGGCTTTCACTCGAGCTCGAGCAGCGTAGGCGCCAGATGGAAGAGCTGAAGACAAAGTCGCAGTCGCTTGAAGCAGAGCTGAAGGGGCTTAGAGACCAGGAACAGCAGATAATCGACTCTTCCGGCAGCGCCTACAGCGTGCTTCAGGAATACGAACGCAAGATAAAGGCGTTTACAGAGAATGAAAGAAAGCTGTCAAAAGAGCACAACATTATAGAGCGTGAATCCGCGCTGCTAAGAAAAGACATCGCAGACCTTACCGCAGAGGAGTCGCGCCAGACAAACGACCTTGTGTGGCTTGGCTACAAGAACCTGCTTGATGAAATGGATGTTGGCGCCGCAATCAAAGAGCTGACTGACGAGTATGAAAACGTCAAGTCAAGGATCAACCTGCGCGCCGACGAAGCGTACGTGCAGGTGATGGACGGCTACCGCGGCATGTCTACTCGACGCAACCAGCTTGAAAGCGAGCGCAATTCCATCGTTTCGTTCATCGAGGAGATAGTGAAGGAGAAGGAGAAGGTTTTCATGGAGGCGTTCCAGAAGGTCGATAGCGACATCCGCATCACATTTGAAAGGATGACTGGAGGCGCCGCGTGGCTCGAGATAGAGAACCCAGCAGATGTTTTTTCCAGTGGCGTGATGTTGCTTGTCCGCTTCCCAAACAAGACCGTGCCCCGCGAGTCTACTGCGCTGTCTGGCGGCGAAAAGACGATAGCAGCAACGGTGTTCCTGCTTGCGCTCCAGTCGCTCAAACCCTCGCCGTTCTATCTTATGGACGAGGTCGATGCGCACCTTGACGCGCAGAACACGGAGCGTCTGTCAAAGGTCCTGTTAGAGCGCTCAAAGGACAGCCAGATAATCATGGTCACCCTGAAGGACTCGACCGTGGCAAAGGCCGCCCTCATTTACGGCGTATATCCGAAGGAAGGAGCTTCGCAGGTGGTGAAATACAAGAACCCTGCACAGATCCCGCTTGCGCAGATAAGCGAAAACAAGATGTAA
- a CDS encoding cation diffusion facilitator family transporter, whose protein sequence is MAINLQQPKKLLTLSLVVTASLAVVEVVGGILSGSISLVSDSVHMFTDVMAIALSLFAIALAARSHAGAMTFGYHRAEVLAALANGVALSVISIWVLYEAFLRVMSPRLIDTPLMLAAAGIGLAGNLAVMFLLKHHAGKSINIQSAFVHVVYDAVSSVAVIITGFIAMYMGITIVDPLVAFLIAGLVARSAYTIVRSSTHILLEGAPRELDIQQIISTLKQLDGVVDVHDLHVWTISTGMDALSGHVVVRDQMLSQSSKLLDDINKVLADRYNITHTTIQLENEQKVSFKRTLTKS, encoded by the coding sequence TTGGCGATCAACCTCCAGCAGCCAAAAAAGCTGCTGACGCTGTCGCTTGTAGTCACTGCCTCGCTAGCAGTAGTCGAGGTCGTAGGCGGCATTTTGAGCGGCAGCATTTCACTCGTGAGCGACTCTGTGCACATGTTCACAGACGTCATGGCAATTGCACTGAGCCTCTTTGCCATAGCGCTGGCTGCAAGGAGTCATGCAGGAGCCATGACGTTTGGCTATCACAGGGCAGAGGTTCTGGCGGCGCTGGCAAACGGAGTCGCCCTGTCTGTCATTTCGATCTGGGTGCTGTACGAAGCGTTTCTGCGTGTCATGTCGCCCCGCCTGATAGATACGCCGCTGATGCTAGCTGCAGCAGGCATTGGTCTTGCAGGCAATCTGGCAGTGATGTTCCTGCTCAAGCACCACGCAGGCAAGAGCATCAACATCCAGAGCGCGTTCGTGCACGTGGTCTATGACGCAGTGTCGTCTGTTGCAGTCATTATCACAGGATTCATTGCCATGTACATGGGCATCACCATAGTCGACCCGCTGGTGGCGTTTCTGATTGCCGGCTTGGTAGCAAGGAGCGCCTACACCATCGTAAGGAGCAGCACCCACATACTACTCGAGGGTGCTCCTCGCGAGCTTGACATACAGCAGATCATCTCCACCCTGAAGCAGCTGGACGGGGTGGTCGACGTCCATGACTTGCACGTCTGGACAATATCGACTGGCATGGACGCGCTGAGTGGCCACGTAGTGGTGCGCGACCAGATGCTGAGCCAATCAAGCAAGCTCTTGGATGACATAAACAAAGTGCTTGCCGATCGCTATAACATCACGCACACGACCATACAACTGGAGAACGAACAAAAGGTGTCCTTCAAGCGGACTCTGACAAAAAGCTAG
- a CDS encoding adenylate cyclase, translating into MKFKNVLDCGLTMGIASIMLNAKMLSEKLPPIQYRISADYGEVSVARSASSQSEDLFGSAMNICAKINSKAKPNGLVIGEALFDKGMNMSLSHLKRDSLV; encoded by the coding sequence ATGAAATTCAAGAATGTGCTGGACTGCGGCCTCACAATGGGAATAGCAAGCATTATGCTCAATGCTAAAATGCTCAGTGAAAAATTGCCGCCAATACAATATAGGATAAGTGCAGATTATGGCGAGGTTTCAGTTGCTAGATCCGCATCATCTCAGAGCGAAGATCTCTTTGGCTCTGCAATGAATATTTGTGCAAAAATCAACTCCAAAGCCAAACCAAACGGGCTAGTTATTGGCGAGGCCCTCTTTGACAAAGGGATGAATATGAGTTTGTCCCATCTAAAGAGAGACTCATTGGTGTAA
- a CDS encoding DedA family protein, whose protein sequence is MVTLDDLFPFDTELGYLGILIISFVASLIPFIPIPYFPLLITASFNSNFNPHLIALVSASGIVAAKTIIFFASYYGRKILSDQTKHRMRPLQKLVSRYGWFGAFIAALTPIPDDIVYIPLGLAKYNPWKFATATFAGKILMNEAIVWSSIFLGRPFVERILGETTDPTWLIVGAIASIAVVGVIIYYSLKIDWARIIGRWFPWALENGDNNNNDDDNDNNSKDDDEKKEES, encoded by the coding sequence TTGGTAACTCTTGATGACCTTTTCCCATTCGACACCGAACTTGGTTATCTCGGCATCCTGATAATCAGTTTTGTTGCCAGCCTCATACCGTTCATTCCAATTCCATATTTTCCTCTTCTCATAACGGCTTCGTTCAACAGCAACTTTAACCCGCACCTGATCGCGCTTGTCAGCGCGTCAGGTATCGTCGCGGCAAAGACGATAATATTTTTTGCCAGTTATTACGGCCGCAAGATCCTCAGCGACCAGACCAAGCACAGGATGCGCCCCCTGCAAAAACTGGTTAGCCGCTACGGCTGGTTCGGGGCGTTCATTGCAGCCCTTACCCCTATACCAGATGATATCGTCTACATCCCGCTTGGACTTGCAAAATACAACCCTTGGAAGTTTGCAACTGCGACTTTTGCCGGCAAGATCCTGATGAACGAGGCGATAGTTTGGAGCTCGATCTTTCTTGGGAGGCCGTTTGTTGAGAGGATACTTGGAGAAACGACGGATCCGACATGGCTCATCGTAGGCGCTATAGCAAGCATTGCAGTGGTCGGGGTAATCATCTACTATTCACTCAAGATAGACTGGGCCAGAATAATTGGAAGGTGGTTCCCTTGGGCGCTGGAGAACGGAGACAATAACAACAATGATGATGACAATGATAATAACAGCAAAGACGATGATGAGAAAAAGGAAGAATCCTAG